The genomic stretch TTCCATGTTGTAAACAATGTGCTCTTAATAAAGCAGCACTGGGAAACCACCTTCCACAATCAGAACAACTTAATTTTTTTACCTCCCAGGTGCATTTTGGTCTTtgatttcttttccttttaatctttttaattatagtcTGTTTTTTTGGCTCAATgtgttccttcttttctttaatttctaTGGATGGTCGTTCGACTGATAGTTTACTAAATCTACGTTTTTTTCTTTGAGAATGTTCTGAACGTACATGACGGGCTAACGCTACCACTACATCGAATTTTTGTTGACATATTTTACAAGCGTATTGTTTTTTAACAGTATCTTCAGTCGTTCCATTTGCATGTTTCAATTTCTGTTCATTAAACCGTATTGTATTAGAGGGTGATTTCGAACAAACTCGCAAATGAGTTTCTAGAGCTCTTTGTTGTCTAAAATTTCTTAAACAATGTTGACATTGTAATAAAATTGCTTTTGAATTGGATTGTTGAGATTCGTCATCGGAATCTCCAAccattataatttcattttctttatcGCTAGAATATTTATCTTTACTATCATCtatagttatttcaacaacatcCCGTTCTGACTGCAGGATACTTTCTTCTTCATCAATatcaatttcaataatttcaacTTCTTTTCGCTTGAcctttttcattcttttcgAGTCGGTATTTCTTTGACGATATCTAGAATGAGCTACTCTTTTATTCCGTCTTActctttttctaacattattgTCTTCTTCAGTTACAAGAGATGCTGGTTGTATAATAATTTcagaatcttcgcgatttacagAAATTAATTGTTGTTTCCGGGATCGCTTAGTTTTGTACTGTATTTGTGACGACTCGGGTGACGTATATTCAATCGAACCATTTGATATATCTAAATTTGTACTACTTGGCATTAAATCTGCTGATGAATTTGCTAATGTCTCCAATAATTCCTGTTGACTATCTAACAGATTGAATTTTCTCTTTGTTAAACTATTAGACATCTTATTAGACACATTAGAATTTTGATACACTGAAGTTTCATATTCCGTTTCTTTGAGATTTCCAAAGTTATTTTGATCTCTGTTAATGATCTTTTTATTCATTTGCTTTTTTGCTGCATTTGCTTTCAAATTTTGAAGAGTTTTGTGAATTTCATCGAATGTTAGTTCAGAATCAGATTGATCACCTTCGAATAAGATGTATTGCACAGTTGATTgttctacaagttcactgtcaCTTTTATCATCTTCCTGATATTCTTCAGAATTATCTGTTAAAAATTTagatatttttgtaatatttgaaatttcgttatatcaagatattatttaataattaccaGTTTTAGATACATACCCATATTTGCAGAACAATCATCCATCATTAAATATGTTACATCTGGTTGTTTTTCATCTGTTGCATATATAATGTTAGAAACTCGTTTTGTACCTAAATTTAAGTTAGAATGTTTcattaaatttgaattttcttccaatatatattctttttcttgtatcctttcattttcatttgacatgattttattttcattatccATTGACATATCATTTATTGGTTCACTTTTAGGAAAAAATATTGGTGACTCAGTAGTCAATAATTGTCTTTTTATCTGTGTTGGTTTTTTAACAGTTCTAACTGCGCCTTCTCCTATTAATCTCTCAACATCTGATCTGTAAATATgatcattttattattttcacatGCAATTATTGAATTACGTCTGTTATTAACTGTATCTGATATGTAATATATGCATAAATATACATACTTcatgagaaattgaaaatttgttgGTGGTTCACCAGATTCATCATAAACTGCTACAGCAAAAATTTCATCTGAATCTTCAACCGCATATAATGCTAATTGTTGACCAGCGGCAGTTACAAATGTGGCTATTGTTTCTTCATCTCCATCTTGCTCATcaattattactttattatatgTTTCTGCTTCACTTTCCTCTGATTCTGAAAGCTATCACATCGTATTAATTAACAAAACATactaaaataaaagaagaatttaCCGATTTCATTATTTTGCTTTTATCACTTCAATGTATTCTGATCTTTTAtcataaaattttaaacatttaatatttaCCAACAATTCTTCCTTATTGACATCATTTGAAAGCCACTTTTGTCTAGGTGTATTTTCTCCAGATAATGATATAGCATCTTCCGCATATTCAACAGACATTGTTGTATTCATACTTTCTTCAAAATATTCAGAAGTATCTTTCTGTTTACAAATTACTTCCTCTGACATTTGATTAATATCTATGTTTTCATCTACAATTATTTCCTCACCAACAATCTATACataatattgataattaataataaaataaattgaaaatatgtaagatatatatatatatataagatgtAGTAAgatgtaatatgtaataatataagatatatatttgttgaaatattaattattttattaccaaTGTTTCTTCCGAGTGTTCACATTTGGGTAGAACCATAAATTCTGCTGAAGTTTCATTTATAGTACATGGTTTTTGTATGATCTCTTGAGAAACCATTTTTTTGTAGATATTAACATCATTCACAAATGACATTTTTTTTACCGTTTTGTATATTAACTGGTAATTATACTATCTCAGCTAACAAGTACATATGTTAAGAAAATGTAATTCCTAAAATACAATATTgaaaatacatattaaaaaatatatttatgctaCTTAATTAAGGATCAAATATTATAGAAGTCATTTCATACATAAGAAAACACGTCTAAATTATCAATACAGATATTTACTTAGGGTTATGCTCATTGTAATAATCATGACTTACAAGTTAGAGATTTTATTAACAGCAAACGATAATTAGCCAGCACACTCCTTTTTACATTTAACACAAACTGATATATATATTATGAGTTTGCAT from Bombus vancouverensis nearcticus chromosome 9, iyBomVanc1_principal, whole genome shotgun sequence encodes the following:
- the LOC117163801 gene encoding uncharacterized protein LOC117163801, whose amino-acid sequence is MSFVNDVNIYKKMVSQEIIQKPCTINETSAEFMVLPKCEHSEETLIVGEEIIVDENIDINQMSEEVICKQKDTSEYFEESMNTTMSVEYAEDAISLSGENTPRQKWLSNDVNKEELLLSESEESEAETYNKVIIDEQDGDEETIATFVTAAGQQLALYAVEDSDEIFAVAVYDESGEPPTNFQFLMKSDVERLIGEGAVRTVKKPTQIKRQLLTTESPIFFPKSEPINDMSMDNENKIMSNENERIQEKEYILEENSNLMKHSNLNLGTKRVSNIIYATDEKQPDVTYLMMDDCSANMDNSEEYQEDDKSDSELVEQSTVQYILFEGDQSDSELTFDEIHKTLQNLKANAAKKQMNKKIINRDQNNFGNLKETEYETSVYQNSNVSNKMSNSLTKRKFNLLDSQQELLETLANSSADLMPSSTNLDISNGSIEYTSPESSQIQYKTKRSRKQQLISVNREDSEIIIQPASLVTEEDNNVRKRVRRNKRVAHSRYRQRNTDSKRMKKVKRKEVEIIEIDIDEEESILQSERDVVEITIDDSKDKYSSDKENEIIMVGDSDDESQQSNSKAILLQCQHCLRNFRQQRALETHLRVCSKSPSNTIRFNEQKLKHANGTTEDTVKKQYACKICQQKFDVVVALARHVRSEHSQRKKRRFSKLSVERPSIEIKEKKEHIEPKKQTIIKKIKRKRNQRPKCTWEVKKLSCSDCGRWFPSAALLRAHCLQHGTKKSEQQIRRCQICKKLIRSRLLFVQHLKKHRNLQKNIKSVPNIQKKLHTTRSVTSKITALRKRGRSRKL